The genomic stretch ttttctGTCTCAAAATAATTATCTTTTTATAATATTAATACAATATATTTTTTTTCTGCTACTATACTCTTATTTATTAACTACATCACTTTATATCATTATTctattaattataattaataaaaatatattgaTAAATAATACTGATTTATCATTAATTAATATATCtaattatttttttaaagatTACATATATGAGATAGATGGTTTTTTTACTAAATTTCAATGCTTCCCAAACTCTGATTTGTCGTTTTCCATTGTGGCAAGTGTCATCTATAGTACTTGTTCAAATAAAATGTCTTTTGCAATTAAGACAAAGATAAATCATATCTTAGatttaaaaaatcattttaataATAACATTTATTTTGATCTAATGGTTAGAAATCAATCCTTTTACCCTAACGAAAAAATAGTTATTGTTGTTATAGAAAATGAGAAGAGTGAGTCTTTAGATctatattaaattaaaatatcTTAATTTGTCATTCATTAAAATTAACAACAAGTTATTAAAAAATCACGAGCGTATATAATAAGTCAATCCAAGCTACAAATACTTAATTAAAATTgtaatttgaaaaaaaaatctaatatatacatataattaatttctttaattttttttataaatattcTAAATGAGCTAAAGTTTGACTGCCATAATGACACACATTCGTGTGTGGCAGTCGTTATGTAAATGTAAATCTAAAAAAAATAGAAAACACCTAAATTTTCTTTTTAAATTAAAAGGACAGAATTAGTTGAGAATTAATGTCTGATTATTACTACTTTAAAAATGAAAAGACGTAACTTTTGAGAAAGGGGAATGTTTGAAATAGTGAAGATTTAGAAGGGTGAAAgtgaaaataaaagaataaggATAAGAAAGAGAAAGAAGCATAAATAAAGAGATGACAAAAAAGTAGAGCTACCTACCTACCCAATGAAAGGAAACAGAAACAGAAACACAGCACAAACTTAATTGTAACCACTCATCTTTTCTCACCAACTCGGTCAATCACTTTTGAGAAAAAGAAGCTCTCCGAGTCAATTGcacctctctctctctccacAACCTCCCATTTATATTCTCTTCTTCTACCTTCTTTTgtctcctctctctctctctctctcttcctaCTCAccactctctctctctctctctcatctcTTCAGCAACAACCATGGCTAGATCTCCCTGCTGTGAAAAACAACACACTAATAAAGGCGCTTGGTCTAAAGAAGAAGATGAACGGTTGATAAAATACATCAAGTCTCACGGTGAAGGTTGTTGGCGTTCTCTTCCCAAAGCCGCTGGTAATAATCAATCATCTTCAACTATTTCATCATTTCCTAAATCCTTAATTTAATTACTACTTTAATTCACtgcttaattatttatttaattaattaattaattatatgCATGTTTGTTTCTACAAACAGGCTTGGCTCGTTGCGGCAAAAGTTGCAGACTTAGATGGATAAATTACCTCCGACCTGATCTCAAGCGAGGAAACTTCACTCGCGAAGAAGATGAACTTATCATTCGTCTCCATAACGAAGTTGGTAACAAGTATGTATTTCTCTCTAGTTTTTGTTGATAATTaatctttttttttcaattttagGTTTAAGTCTCATGTAATAAACTTTAATTTGTTTTCTCAGATGGTCTCAGATTGCTCAACAATTGAAGGGAAGAACAGACAATGAGATCAAGAATTACTGGAATACACACATCAAGAGGAAACTCTACGGCCGCGGAGTTGATCCTTCAACGCATAAACCACTCAAACCCGCCTCCACCTCCGCCGTTGCTGGTGCTAGTACTTCCTCGACAACCACCGCCTCCGCCGTTGCTTCTTCAACAAATCTTATCAACAAACCGACTGTGATTCCTGTGGTCCCCACAACCAGTGGCAGTAGCGTAAGCCACAAGAGCTTGAACACTAAAAGCGTGTTTCCGTTATTCAGTTTCAACGGCGGTCTGGATAAAAAGCTAGTTGTAACTGATTCTGGTTGCGGCTTTCTGGATAAAAAGTTAGTTGTAACTGATTCTGATTGCGGCTTTCTGGATAAAAAGTTTGTTGTAACTGATTCTGGTTGTGGAGGTGTTGAGGATTCAGTTTCAAACACTAGTAGTGGTGTAACTATAGAGGAAACACCTTATCCTCCACAAATCAACTTGGAACTTTCATTGGCTCCACCATTTCAGCAGCCACAAGCGGTGGCACCATCACAAGGTGTGTGCCTTTGTAATCAAGCTTTAGGGTTCCATGGAAACGGACCTTGTTGCTGCATGAATACCAGGCCTACTACAAATGGTGTTTCTGCGGCTGCTCCACCACCTACAACCACCGGTACCGGCAATGATTTTTTTAGATTTTTCGGTGCCAGGTTTATGAAGTTTTGATGGAAAAATTTGTAACCTTAGAAGTAATTTAGACTTAATCTTATCTTTTGGTTTTAATTATTATCATATCTGAGTTGTTAACGTTCTGACCAACGTCAACGACAAAGAACAGTATAGTTGCAGTAGAATCGAATTTCGAAATTTTTCGCAAATTTTCttagtattatttttatttatatgCGATAGTTGACTGTGGAACAGAGATTTGAACCAGTATTTTGGCCTAAAATTTTGGGTTTTTTTAATTACTGTTTAtctcattttttttatgtctctatCTCTTGATTTCTCTATGTGGTTTTATTTATGCTTGTTAACGATAGAGTCATTGAGATATAAAATCAATGTTGAATTTCGACTTTGGTAGTTTTAATATTCTTCTCTCTATGGTTTTGACTATTGAATCTTATTTGTTTTcattaaaacaaattaaatttatatataatactttctccattttttattataaatcaTTTGTGATTTTATAgatattaaaaaatataataattatgatATAAAAAAGATAAATTAGGAAGAGTTTTATAAAATTATCCTTCATTTAGAAAGATAAATTGATATAATTAAAAGaagaaacataataaatatttaagggtataatagaAAATTGTacaaaataattttcaaaatgacatataataaaaaaaaaagtagtaataattt from Lathyrus oleraceus cultivar Zhongwan6 chromosome 7, CAAS_Psat_ZW6_1.0, whole genome shotgun sequence encodes the following:
- the LOC127106339 gene encoding myb-related protein 330 — protein: MARSPCCEKQHTNKGAWSKEEDERLIKYIKSHGEGCWRSLPKAAGLARCGKSCRLRWINYLRPDLKRGNFTREEDELIIRLHNEVGNKWSQIAQQLKGRTDNEIKNYWNTHIKRKLYGRGVDPSTHKPLKPASTSAVAGASTSSTTTASAVASSTNLINKPTVIPVVPTTSGSSVSHKSLNTKSVFPLFSFNGGLDKKLVVTDSGCGFLDKKLVVTDSDCGFLDKKFVVTDSGCGGVEDSVSNTSSGVTIEETPYPPQINLELSLAPPFQQPQAVAPSQGVCLCNQALGFHGNGPCCCMNTRPTTNGVSAAAPPPTTTGTGNDFFRFFGARFMKF